The following coding sequences lie in one Silvanigrella aquatica genomic window:
- a CDS encoding OB-fold nucleic acid binding domain-containing protein, giving the protein MRIKKALLIINIFFLISLIYSCEKKTRMVDIKLLILTPDNFFNFPVVLNGKINDIGPGGLWFILEDKTGYIQVTTENIPSHISCVQKGKNVSILGKLSIYENHKYFTFSSLLRCSN; this is encoded by the coding sequence ATGCGGATCAAGAAGGCGCTTCTGATCATTAACATATTTTTTTTAATATCTTTAATTTATTCATGTGAAAAAAAGACACGTATGGTTGATATTAAATTATTAATTTTAACGCCAGATAATTTTTTTAATTTTCCTGTTGTATTGAACGGCAAAATTAATGACATAGGACCAGGAGGATTGTGGTTTATTCTTGAAGACAAAACAGGATATATTCAAGTTACAACAGAAAATATTCCATCGCATATTTCTTGTGTTCAAAAAGGAAAAAATGTATCTATATTAGGAAAATTATCTATTTATGAAAATCATAAATATTTTACTTTTTCCTCATTATTGAGGTGTAGCAATTGA
- a CDS encoding chemotaxis protein CheA, with amino-acid sequence MYHGRRSVFILAPDQTDSGLAQELKNEATELYERLAGLCQGFQEHLIANEEVPLEESQELFRTLHTLKGLSQMANLAEMVAMAHAVEDYIEFVRSEKVKLIKEVIELISDAQNVFEQVYKAYPSVIESDVLMEANRIVHEFHALADIVKNGGQPATGGAVASPPSGEPPAAAGGGGGVTPLTDEENANYAKFVPRIENLFALSLKDGTYKTIDELKAGKHYDNISRVGDFILLRAFDSGSLIVFAAELDAKTLTGVAEGEVVALDKKDPACLKVLGAPWESLVYAGAAPAAAPAPAAAVAEAPPAPAAEAPKDAHGGGGGEEEEPEEDFDTKNLAGGDGFEKPDLDPEMLQDFLSNADDLIENLSQAMLELEGNPESKEAVESIFRNAHTIKGTSGMFGFRAIEKLTHKMENLFDRIRKGTLSVTPALMDGLFFGLDRIRSMFEAIKKNQSSEQPINDALSKLRLAVTGGGGKKASGGAPAAAAPATPAAPAAAAPAAPATPAAPAAPPAAAKPPAAGGDKKKPDEKKADEAGGTIRVDLKRLDSLVNLVGELVIDRTRFARIEEELRGNGNSELGHAMSESVLLFGRHMNEVQSIIMKIRMVPVGNAFYKFTRVVRDLCRQIGKEIDLHIIGGETELDKTLVEEIGDPLVHLIRNSVDHGVELPDDREKIGKTRKGNIHLKASQDGNMIVITISDDGKGLQVDRIRSKGIERGLIKETDHVTNKEIFSLIFESGFSTAEKVTNISGRGVGMDVVKKSIVKLKGIIELDSEIGKGTTTTIKLPLTLAIIPSLMVETKGESYAIPLVNVIESIRIRPEDVQKMGSADFVKLRDRVLPLLKLADVFDLHAMENLLWYSVNDIQRIKHHDEEENTDKNEKGDKALAQIKSPEESSKPVEVLSKPHEGEGKTHQNHSLSFRVRHTKPRIIFVVVGVGEKRVGVVVDQLQGQQEIVIKSLGRLMGKRRGVAGGCVLGNGRVALVLDVGEIIDDFSQTKPGNANRAALQN; translated from the coding sequence GTGTACCACGGTAGAAGATCTGTTTTTATTCTCGCTCCCGATCAAACAGATTCGGGGCTTGCTCAAGAACTTAAAAACGAAGCGACGGAGCTCTATGAGCGACTTGCGGGCTTGTGTCAAGGATTTCAAGAGCATCTTATCGCAAATGAAGAAGTGCCCTTAGAAGAGAGTCAAGAGCTTTTCCGAACTCTCCATACTCTTAAAGGCCTTTCTCAAATGGCAAACCTTGCTGAAATGGTTGCCATGGCTCATGCCGTTGAAGATTATATTGAATTTGTCCGTTCCGAAAAAGTGAAACTGATTAAAGAAGTCATTGAGCTTATTTCCGATGCTCAAAATGTATTTGAGCAAGTTTATAAAGCTTATCCCAGTGTTATTGAATCTGATGTTTTGATGGAAGCTAATAGAATTGTTCATGAATTCCACGCTCTAGCAGATATCGTTAAAAACGGAGGACAGCCTGCGACAGGAGGCGCTGTCGCTTCACCGCCCTCTGGTGAACCTCCCGCTGCGGCAGGCGGGGGTGGAGGCGTGACCCCCTTAACCGATGAAGAAAATGCAAATTACGCAAAATTTGTTCCGCGTATTGAAAATCTTTTTGCATTAAGTTTAAAAGATGGCACATACAAAACTATCGATGAATTAAAAGCAGGAAAGCACTATGATAATATTTCTCGTGTTGGTGACTTCATTCTTTTGCGCGCCTTTGACAGCGGTTCTCTTATCGTTTTTGCAGCCGAACTCGATGCTAAAACTCTTACAGGTGTTGCTGAAGGCGAAGTTGTTGCCTTGGATAAAAAAGATCCAGCCTGTTTAAAAGTTCTGGGTGCTCCTTGGGAGAGTTTAGTCTATGCGGGAGCCGCACCAGCAGCGGCACCAGCACCAGCAGCAGCAGTGGCTGAAGCGCCTCCTGCCCCCGCTGCAGAAGCTCCTAAAGATGCTCATGGTGGCGGAGGGGGAGAAGAAGAAGAGCCCGAAGAGGATTTTGATACAAAGAACTTAGCCGGTGGTGATGGTTTTGAAAAGCCGGATTTAGATCCGGAAATGTTGCAAGACTTCTTATCTAATGCCGATGATTTAATCGAAAATTTAAGTCAAGCTATGCTTGAGCTAGAAGGAAATCCTGAAAGTAAAGAAGCCGTCGAAAGTATATTTAGAAATGCGCATACGATTAAAGGAACATCGGGGATGTTTGGCTTTCGAGCCATTGAAAAACTTACCCACAAGATGGAAAATTTGTTTGATCGCATTCGTAAAGGCACACTTTCTGTCACTCCGGCTCTTATGGATGGCTTGTTTTTTGGTCTTGATAGAATACGGAGTATGTTTGAGGCCATCAAGAAAAATCAATCTTCAGAACAGCCTATTAACGATGCCTTAAGCAAACTTAGATTAGCCGTAACAGGTGGGGGAGGTAAAAAGGCCTCAGGAGGAGCTCCGGCAGCCGCGGCTCCTGCCACCCCCGCCGCTCCTGCGGCCGCAGCTCCGGCAGCTCCCGCAACTCCTGCTGCGCCAGCAGCTCCTCCCGCAGCGGCAAAACCACCTGCAGCAGGTGGTGATAAGAAAAAACCCGATGAGAAAAAAGCCGATGAAGCCGGTGGGACCATTCGTGTTGACCTCAAAAGATTGGATAGTCTTGTTAATTTAGTGGGTGAATTAGTTATTGACAGAACGAGATTTGCTCGTATTGAAGAAGAACTTAGGGGCAATGGAAATAGTGAACTGGGTCATGCCATGAGTGAAAGTGTTTTGCTGTTTGGACGTCATATGAATGAAGTCCAAAGCATTATCATGAAAATTCGCATGGTACCTGTAGGTAACGCATTTTATAAATTTACACGAGTTGTTCGTGACTTGTGTAGACAAATTGGTAAAGAAATTGATCTTCATATTATCGGTGGAGAAACAGAGCTCGATAAAACGCTTGTGGAAGAAATTGGTGATCCCCTTGTGCATTTGATTCGAAATAGTGTTGACCATGGTGTGGAACTTCCCGATGACAGAGAAAAAATAGGTAAGACAAGAAAAGGAAATATTCATTTAAAAGCAAGTCAAGATGGAAATATGATTGTCATTACCATTTCTGATGATGGCAAAGGTTTACAAGTAGATAGAATTCGCAGTAAAGGAATTGAAAGAGGTTTAATTAAAGAAACGGATCACGTAACAAATAAAGAAATATTCTCACTTATTTTTGAATCAGGGTTTTCAACGGCTGAAAAAGTAACAAATATTTCAGGACGTGGCGTGGGAATGGATGTTGTTAAGAAAAGTATTGTTAAGTTAAAAGGAATTATTGAACTTGATAGTGAAATTGGTAAAGGAACAACGACAACAATTAAATTACCATTAACACTTGCCATCATTCCAAGTTTGATGGTCGAAACTAAGGGTGAAAGTTATGCTATTCCTCTCGTAAATGTAATTGAAAGTATTCGTATTAGACCAGAAGATGTTCAAAAAATGGGAAGTGCTGATTTTGTTAAGTTACGTGACAGAGTGCTACCCTTATTAAAACTCGCCGATGTTTTTGATTTGCATGCTATGGAAAATCTTTTATGGTATTCTGTTAATGATATTCAGAGAATTAAACATCATGATGAAGAAGAAAATACAGATAAAAATGAAAAAGGCGATAAAGCTCTTGCACAAATAAAATCTCCTGAAGAGTCTTCCAAACCTGTTGAAGTATTATCTAAACCTCATGAAGGTGAAGGAAAAACACATCAAAATCATTCGTTATCTTTTCGGGTGCGTCACACAAAACCAAGAATAATATTTGTCGTGGTTGGCGTGGGTGAAAAACGTGTTGGCGTGGTTGTCGATCAGTTACAGGGACAACAGGAAATCGTGATTAAATCCTTAGGACGCTTGATGGGTAAAAGACGCGGAGTGGCGGGAGGATGTGTTTTAGGAAATGGAAGAGTGGCTCTTGTTCTTGATGTTGGCGAAATAATAGACGATTTTTCACAAACAAAACCGGGGAATGCAAACCGTGCTGCTTTACAAAATTAA
- a CDS encoding Maf family protein: protein MKSNNMTKIILASASPRRKQMLLASGIPFTVVVSNIDEVPKENEGGHDYVQRNAREKALAVNKQFKNGEFILSADTIVVTKEDKILEKPLNHDHAKSMLQMLSGNTHLVLSGYSIYQNNNEIITRVIETFVTFRNISNREIEAYIMTGEPFDKAGSYGIQGRAMGFIESVKGSYTNVMGLPLSHVLIDLEKFVGVETFSTLEDF from the coding sequence ATGAAAAGCAATAATATGACAAAAATTATCTTAGCAAGCGCATCACCGAGAAGAAAACAAATGCTTTTAGCAAGTGGCATTCCTTTTACCGTGGTGGTTTCAAACATCGACGAAGTTCCCAAAGAAAATGAAGGGGGACACGATTACGTACAAAGAAATGCACGAGAAAAAGCATTGGCCGTAAATAAACAATTTAAAAATGGTGAATTTATTTTAAGCGCAGATACTATTGTGGTAACAAAAGAAGATAAAATATTAGAAAAACCTCTTAATCACGATCATGCAAAAAGTATGCTCCAAATGCTATCAGGAAATACGCATCTTGTACTTAGCGGATATTCCATTTATCAGAATAATAATGAGATTATAACTCGAGTTATTGAAACATTTGTTACTTTTCGTAATATTTCTAATAGAGAAATTGAGGCCTATATTATGACAGGAGAACCTTTTGACAAAGCGGGAAGCTATGGTATACAAGGACGAGCCATGGGATTCATTGAAAGTGTAAAAGGAAGTTACACAAATGTAATGGGATTACCATTAAGTCATGTCTTAATTGATCTCGAAAAATTTGTAGGCGTAGAAACATTTAGCACCCTAGAAGATTTTTAA
- a CDS encoding YggS family pyridoxal phosphate-dependent enzyme: MSNEIEKNINNIKNKISFATQKYNRNPNEIELIVVSKFQSAEKVQSAYQAGVRHFGENYIQEWKEKISTLSHYFPEIKWHIIGNVQSNKTKYINSHIHCLQSMDKISLAKEIEKKAPLDSKLNVLVQLQIDKNDINKSGVTFEEAKQLCEFIAKSNKMQLQGFMGIGPLEIKDNQRRELYSHFVQESHKLWKEFSLNLNKTPVISLGMSSDFEIALECGSTMLRIGTAIFGERKKDVR, encoded by the coding sequence ATGTCCAATGAAATCGAAAAAAATATAAACAACATAAAAAATAAAATTTCTTTCGCAACACAAAAATACAACCGTAATCCAAATGAAATTGAATTGATTGTTGTCAGTAAATTTCAAAGTGCTGAAAAAGTTCAATCTGCATATCAAGCGGGAGTTCGACATTTTGGTGAGAATTACATTCAAGAATGGAAAGAAAAAATCTCGACTTTATCACATTATTTTCCCGAAATAAAATGGCATATTATCGGGAATGTCCAGTCCAATAAGACTAAATATATCAATTCTCATATTCACTGTTTACAATCTATGGATAAAATTTCACTTGCCAAAGAAATTGAAAAAAAAGCACCCTTAGACTCAAAACTAAACGTCCTAGTGCAACTTCAAATTGATAAAAATGATATCAATAAATCGGGCGTAACATTTGAAGAAGCAAAACAACTCTGTGAATTTATCGCAAAAAGTAACAAAATGCAGCTGCAAGGTTTTATGGGCATAGGACCGCTGGAAATAAAAGACAACCAAAGAAGAGAATTATATTCTCATTTTGTGCAAGAGTCACATAAGCTGTGGAAAGAATTTTCGTTAAATTTGAATAAAACTCCCGTTATTTCTCTCGGCATGAGTTCTGATTTTGAAATAGCTCTAGAATGCGGAAGCACCATGTTACGAATCGGTACTGCTATTTTTGGTGAAAGAAAAAAAGATGTTAGATAA
- a CDS encoding chemotaxis protein CheW, producing MLLYKIKNLFFMSNEAGGNAGNNAGAPVPLPYQDDTANSYINDVTDEGVVQTPGVQYIGFKLHKEEFLLPMSLVREIIMLTTITFVPGAKFLMEGIIALRGEIMPVLNLRRFLKFERGKADSTTRVIILQCDYGGFGVIVDDITEFVRLQAAEIESIPQNFFPAEYRILAGVSRVGERIRGIIDLDKIVSEMTLGLKEETENADQEGASDH from the coding sequence GTGCTGCTTTACAAAATTAAAAATTTATTTTTTATGTCAAATGAAGCGGGAGGTAATGCCGGAAATAATGCGGGAGCTCCTGTACCTTTACCCTATCAAGATGATACAGCAAATAGCTATATTAATGATGTGACGGATGAAGGCGTTGTTCAAACTCCGGGTGTTCAATACATAGGATTTAAATTACATAAAGAAGAATTTTTGTTACCTATGTCGTTAGTTCGTGAAATAATAATGCTCACCACAATTACATTTGTTCCTGGTGCTAAATTTCTAATGGAAGGAATTATTGCGTTACGCGGTGAAATTATGCCCGTCTTAAATTTAAGAAGATTTTTAAAATTTGAACGCGGCAAAGCCGATTCAACAACGCGCGTTATCATCTTACAATGTGATTATGGTGGTTTTGGAGTTATTGTAGATGACATTACGGAATTTGTAAGGTTACAAGCAGCAGAAATAGAATCTATTCCTCAAAATTTCTTTCCTGCTGAATATCGAATTCTTGCTGGTGTATCTAGAGTTGGTGAGCGCATTCGTGGTATCATCGATCTTGATAAAATTGTCTCAGAGATGACATTGGGTCTTAAAGAGGAAACAGAAAATGCGGATCAAGAAGGCGCTTCTGATCATTAA